Proteins co-encoded in one Scylla paramamosain isolate STU-SP2022 chromosome 43, ASM3559412v1, whole genome shotgun sequence genomic window:
- the LOC135093652 gene encoding valine--tRNA ligase-like isoform X1 — MMVPRCSRTQDVIEPVLRPQWFVRCKELAQEASEAVQSGHLNLVPQLHRRAWHSWLDNITDWCVSQQLWWGRRMPVYHITAADGEEVWVAAARRRMQDGRLWRRKQEEDLDTCFSSGLLPFASLGWPGQGRGETMPDLARFYATTLKTGHGILFWVAQMVMPGLNLMRRLSFETVLLHGLLGDGGGHKTSKSWGSVIDPLDVISGGVPGGTVREGGGEPEC, encoded by the exons ATGATGGTGCCTCGCTGCAGCAGGACGCAGGATGTCATTGAGCCCGTGCTGAGGCCCCAGTG gTTCGTTCGGTGCAAGGAGTTGGCACAGGAGGCGTCCGAGGCTGTGCAGAGCGGCCATCTCAACTTGGTGCCACAGCTGCACAGGAGGGCTTGGCATAGCTGGCTGGACAACATCACAGACTGGTGTGTCTCCCAGCAGCTCTGGTGGGGCCGCAGAATGCCAGTGTACCACATTACTGCAGCAGATGGCGaggaggtgtgggtggcggcTGCTCGGAGGAGGATGCAAGACGGAAGgctgtggagaaggaag caggaggaagatctGGACACCTGTTTCTCCTCTGGCCTGCTTCCCTTTGCCTCGCTGGGCTGGCCGGgtcaggggagaggagagaccaTGCCTGACCTTGCTCGCTTCTACGCAACGACCTTGAAGACGGGTCACGGCATCCTCTTCTGGGTGGCTCAGATGGTCATGCCGGGACTCAACTTGATGAGGAGGCTTTCCTTTGAG actgtgctgctgcatggcctcctgggtgatggtggcggccacAAGACGTCCAAGTCCTGGGGCAGTGTGATAGACCCCCTGGATGTCATCAGTGGGGGCGTCCCTGGAG GTACTGtgcgagagggtggaggggagccTGAATGCTGA
- the LOC135093652 gene encoding valine--tRNA ligase-like isoform X2, translated as MMVPRCSRTQDVIEPVLRPQWFVRCKELAQEASEAVQSGHLNLVPQLHRRAWHSWLDNITDWCVSQQLWWGRRMPVYHITAADGEEVWVAAARRRMQDGRLWRRKQEEDLDTCFSSGLLPFASLGWPGQGRGETMPDLARFYATTLKTGHGILFWVAQMVMPGLNLMRRLSFETVLLHGLLGDGGGHKTSKSWGSVIDPLDVISGGVPGGV; from the exons ATGATGGTGCCTCGCTGCAGCAGGACGCAGGATGTCATTGAGCCCGTGCTGAGGCCCCAGTG gTTCGTTCGGTGCAAGGAGTTGGCACAGGAGGCGTCCGAGGCTGTGCAGAGCGGCCATCTCAACTTGGTGCCACAGCTGCACAGGAGGGCTTGGCATAGCTGGCTGGACAACATCACAGACTGGTGTGTCTCCCAGCAGCTCTGGTGGGGCCGCAGAATGCCAGTGTACCACATTACTGCAGCAGATGGCGaggaggtgtgggtggcggcTGCTCGGAGGAGGATGCAAGACGGAAGgctgtggagaaggaag caggaggaagatctGGACACCTGTTTCTCCTCTGGCCTGCTTCCCTTTGCCTCGCTGGGCTGGCCGGgtcaggggagaggagagaccaTGCCTGACCTTGCTCGCTTCTACGCAACGACCTTGAAGACGGGTCACGGCATCCTCTTCTGGGTGGCTCAGATGGTCATGCCGGGACTCAACTTGATGAGGAGGCTTTCCTTTGAG actgtgctgctgcatggcctcctgggtgatggtggcggccacAAGACGTCCAAGTCCTGGGGCAGTGTGATAGACCCCCTGGATGTCATCAGTGGGGGCGTCCCTGGAGGTGTGTGA
- the LOC135093651 gene encoding cell division cycle 7-related protein kinase-like isoform X4: protein MEFTESTDEDTIARLLVAVPQLDSLFNVSHCIGHGTFSSVFLARIKHTTTINGRRHFAIKHIIPTSHPMRVCMELRCLKMIGGQDNVMGITMCFRQMNHVVLVMPHFPHNPFSEYVGSMGTQELREYLINLLCALRRVHSFRVIHRDVKPANFLYNRRHRRYSLVDFGLAQEMPQGVRSGGAVSQSVGQGGSLKTSPTILDTPLTTSSSKTVKRKLTVYSADEGGEGREEQQDKRQCVAAFPSPKVAGILSSTTSRLNTALRRSPRKKCVSHTSPRKENFETPTRDFPVTPKKAAVHDPEDSPSKHKSCPTVEACRRPDSVVAVGATQRSLTGALQLRLDVSNGLRRSPRKLASSLSRRAATPLEGLAKHLHDASALQRKAETSGAAAGHTPTTTPATPKVSGLSTPDVQGTKAAKSGRVLIEVHSSSGNVLRPVSCHCYGSAKVCSVCLSRSNQVAPRAGTPGFRAPEVLLRHPNQDTGVDMWSVGVVLLSLLSGRYPFFRAADDLSNLAEITTLLGTAAVRRAAAKMGKLIKCSEERHPLDLTKVCQILHSSRGVSPQGEQCPGCRQRGVCVCLAPLTSDSARPQKKRSHSQKSLATTSPAAVPASEISEGAKTVTPLSANPEGAAEGDMSSYTSSSSSSSSSSSPATAYPPEAYHLLSRLLDPSPETRITAAEALTHPFLNP from the exons ATGGAGTTTACAG AGTCAACAGATGAGGACACAATAGCAAGACTCCTGGTTGCCGTGCCCCAGCTTGACTCTCTCTTCAATGTGAGTCACTGCATTGGCCACGGGACCTTCAGCTCTGTGTTCTTGGCTCGGATCAAGCACACCACCACAATCAATGGCCGGAGACACTTTGCCATCAAGCACATCATCCCCACGTCACATCCGATGCGTGTCTGCATGGAGCTTCGGTGCCTCAAGATGATTGG AGGCCAAGACAACGTTATGGGCATCACAATGTGCTTCCGTCAAATGAACCATGTGGTGCTGGTCATGCCTCACTTCCCTCATAACCCCTTCTCA gagtaCGTGGGTTCGATGGGCACCCAGGAGCTGCGGGAGTACCTGATTAATCTGCTGTGTGCCCTGAGGCGAGTGCACAGCTTCAGGGTCATTCACAGGGACGTCAAACCTGCCAACTTCCTCTATAACAGACGTCACCGCAG GTATTCACTAGTGGACTTTGGTTTAGCCCAGGAGATGCCCCAGGGGGTGAGGAGTGGCGGGGCTGTGAGTCAGAGTGTGGGTCAGGGTGGCAGCTTGAAGACCTCCCCCACCATACTGGACAcgcccctcaccacctcctcctccaagactGTGAAGAGGAAGCTTACTGTGTACTCTGCG GacgaggggggtgaggggagggaggagcagcaggacaAGAGACAATGTGTGGccgccttcccctcccccaagGTTGCCGGTATTCTCTCCAGCACCACCAGTCGGCTTAACACC GCTCTCCGTCGGTCTCCCAGGAAGAAGTGCGTCTCCCACACGTCgccaaggaaggaaaactttGAGACGCCCACCAGAGACTTCCCGGTGACCCCTAAGAAGGCTGCAGTGCATGACCCGGAG GATTCCCCCAGCAAACACAAGAGCTGCCCCACAGTGGAGGCGTGCCGCAGACCAGACTCAGTGGTGGCTGTGGGAG CCACCCAGAGGAGCCTGACTGGGGCCCTGCAGCTGCGACTTGATGTCAGCAACGGGCTGCGGAGGTCGCCGAGGAAGCTGGCGTCCTCCCTGAGTCGCCGCGCTGCCACACCTCTGGAAGGCCTGGCCAAGCACCTCCACGATGCTTCAGCCCTACAGC GGAAGGCAGAGACCAGTGGTGCAGCAGCTGGCCACACTCCCACTACCACCCCCGCCACACCCAAGGTGTCCGGCCTCTCCACCCCAGACGTACAGGGGACCAAGGCTGCCAAGAGTGGGCGAGTGTTGATAGAg GTACATAGCAGCTCAGGAAACGTGCTGAGACCTGTTTCCTGCCACTGCTACGGGAGTGCCAAGGTGTGCAGTGTGTGTCTGTCAAGGAGCAACCAGGTGGCACCCAGAGCCGGCACTCCCGGATTCAGGGCGCCAGAGGTTCTGCTGAGGCACCCCAACCAGGACACAG GAGTGGACATGTGGTCAGTAGGAGTGGTGCTGCTGAGTCTGCTGAGTGGCCGTTACCCGTTCTTCCGCGCTGCTGACGACCTCTCCAATCTGGCAGAGATTACGACTCTCCTAGGCACAGCTGCGGTGAGGAGAGCTGCTGCCAAGATGG GGAAGCTGATTAAGTGCAGTGAGGAGCGCCACCCGCTGGACCTCACAAAAGTGTGCCAGATCCTCCACAGCAGCAGAGGGGTGTCACCACAAGGGGAGCAGTGCCCAGGGTGTCGGCAGCGAGgagtgtgtgtctgcctggCACCCCTGACCTCCGACTCTGCAAGGCCACAGAAGAAGAGGTCACACTCACAGAAGTCACTTGCCACGACCTCACCAGCTGCTGTACCTGCTAGCGAGATTTCTGAAGGTGCCAAAACTGTTACTCCATTGAGCGCTAATCCCGAAGGTGCTGCTGAGGGTGATATGTCCAGttacacctcctcttcctcttcctcttcctcctcatcttccccagCCACAGCATATCCTCCCGAGGCATATCACTTACTCTCGAGACTCTTAGACCCCTCACCAGAGACTCGGATCACTGCTGCTGAGGCCCTTACTCACCCATTCCTGaacccctga
- the LOC135093651 gene encoding cell division cycle 7-related protein kinase-like isoform X3: MEFTESTDEDTIARLLVAVPQLDSLFNVSHCIGHGTFSSVFLARIKHTTTINGRRHFAIKHIIPTSHPMRVCMELRCLKMIGGQDNVMGITMCFRQMNHVVLVMPHFPHNPFSEYVGSMGTQELREYLINLLCALRRVHSFRVIHRDVKPANFLYNRRHRRYSLVDFGLAQEMPQGVRSGGAVSQSVGQGGSLKTSPTILDTPLTTSSSKTVKRKLTVYSAQDEGGEGREEQQDKRQCVAAFPSPKVAGILSSTTSRLNTALRRSPRKKCVSHTSPRKENFETPTRDFPVTPKKAAVHDPEDSPSKHKSCPTVEACRRPDSVVAVGATQRSLTGALQLRLDVSNGLRRSPRKLASSLSRRAATPLEGLAKHLHDASALQRKAETSGAAAGHTPTTTPATPKVSGLSTPDVQGTKAAKSGRVLIEVHSSSGNVLRPVSCHCYGSAKVCSVCLSRSNQVAPRAGTPGFRAPEVLLRHPNQDTGVDMWSVGVVLLSLLSGRYPFFRAADDLSNLAEITTLLGTAAVRRAAAKMGKLIKCSEERHPLDLTKVCQILHSSRGVSPQGEQCPGCRQRGVCVCLAPLTSDSARPQKKRSHSQKSLATTSPAAVPASEISEGAKTVTPLSANPEGAAEGDMSSYTSSSSSSSSSSSPATAYPPEAYHLLSRLLDPSPETRITAAEALTHPFLNP, from the exons ATGGAGTTTACAG AGTCAACAGATGAGGACACAATAGCAAGACTCCTGGTTGCCGTGCCCCAGCTTGACTCTCTCTTCAATGTGAGTCACTGCATTGGCCACGGGACCTTCAGCTCTGTGTTCTTGGCTCGGATCAAGCACACCACCACAATCAATGGCCGGAGACACTTTGCCATCAAGCACATCATCCCCACGTCACATCCGATGCGTGTCTGCATGGAGCTTCGGTGCCTCAAGATGATTGG AGGCCAAGACAACGTTATGGGCATCACAATGTGCTTCCGTCAAATGAACCATGTGGTGCTGGTCATGCCTCACTTCCCTCATAACCCCTTCTCA gagtaCGTGGGTTCGATGGGCACCCAGGAGCTGCGGGAGTACCTGATTAATCTGCTGTGTGCCCTGAGGCGAGTGCACAGCTTCAGGGTCATTCACAGGGACGTCAAACCTGCCAACTTCCTCTATAACAGACGTCACCGCAG GTATTCACTAGTGGACTTTGGTTTAGCCCAGGAGATGCCCCAGGGGGTGAGGAGTGGCGGGGCTGTGAGTCAGAGTGTGGGTCAGGGTGGCAGCTTGAAGACCTCCCCCACCATACTGGACAcgcccctcaccacctcctcctccaagactGTGAAGAGGAAGCTTACTGTGTACTCTGCG CAGGacgaggggggtgaggggagggaggagcagcaggacaAGAGACAATGTGTGGccgccttcccctcccccaagGTTGCCGGTATTCTCTCCAGCACCACCAGTCGGCTTAACACC GCTCTCCGTCGGTCTCCCAGGAAGAAGTGCGTCTCCCACACGTCgccaaggaaggaaaactttGAGACGCCCACCAGAGACTTCCCGGTGACCCCTAAGAAGGCTGCAGTGCATGACCCGGAG GATTCCCCCAGCAAACACAAGAGCTGCCCCACAGTGGAGGCGTGCCGCAGACCAGACTCAGTGGTGGCTGTGGGAG CCACCCAGAGGAGCCTGACTGGGGCCCTGCAGCTGCGACTTGATGTCAGCAACGGGCTGCGGAGGTCGCCGAGGAAGCTGGCGTCCTCCCTGAGTCGCCGCGCTGCCACACCTCTGGAAGGCCTGGCCAAGCACCTCCACGATGCTTCAGCCCTACAGC GGAAGGCAGAGACCAGTGGTGCAGCAGCTGGCCACACTCCCACTACCACCCCCGCCACACCCAAGGTGTCCGGCCTCTCCACCCCAGACGTACAGGGGACCAAGGCTGCCAAGAGTGGGCGAGTGTTGATAGAg GTACATAGCAGCTCAGGAAACGTGCTGAGACCTGTTTCCTGCCACTGCTACGGGAGTGCCAAGGTGTGCAGTGTGTGTCTGTCAAGGAGCAACCAGGTGGCACCCAGAGCCGGCACTCCCGGATTCAGGGCGCCAGAGGTTCTGCTGAGGCACCCCAACCAGGACACAG GAGTGGACATGTGGTCAGTAGGAGTGGTGCTGCTGAGTCTGCTGAGTGGCCGTTACCCGTTCTTCCGCGCTGCTGACGACCTCTCCAATCTGGCAGAGATTACGACTCTCCTAGGCACAGCTGCGGTGAGGAGAGCTGCTGCCAAGATGG GGAAGCTGATTAAGTGCAGTGAGGAGCGCCACCCGCTGGACCTCACAAAAGTGTGCCAGATCCTCCACAGCAGCAGAGGGGTGTCACCACAAGGGGAGCAGTGCCCAGGGTGTCGGCAGCGAGgagtgtgtgtctgcctggCACCCCTGACCTCCGACTCTGCAAGGCCACAGAAGAAGAGGTCACACTCACAGAAGTCACTTGCCACGACCTCACCAGCTGCTGTACCTGCTAGCGAGATTTCTGAAGGTGCCAAAACTGTTACTCCATTGAGCGCTAATCCCGAAGGTGCTGCTGAGGGTGATATGTCCAGttacacctcctcttcctcttcctcttcctcctcatcttccccagCCACAGCATATCCTCCCGAGGCATATCACTTACTCTCGAGACTCTTAGACCCCTCACCAGAGACTCGGATCACTGCTGCTGAGGCCCTTACTCACCCATTCCTGaacccctga
- the LOC135093651 gene encoding cell division cycle 7-related protein kinase-like isoform X1, translating into MSAAMEPPLCLNHPSSVSVSPVPPSSRTESTDEDTIARLLVAVPQLDSLFNVSHCIGHGTFSSVFLARIKHTTTINGRRHFAIKHIIPTSHPMRVCMELRCLKMIGGQDNVMGITMCFRQMNHVVLVMPHFPHNPFSEYVGSMGTQELREYLINLLCALRRVHSFRVIHRDVKPANFLYNRRHRRYSLVDFGLAQEMPQGVRSGGAVSQSVGQGGSLKTSPTILDTPLTTSSSKTVKRKLTVYSAQDEGGEGREEQQDKRQCVAAFPSPKVAGILSSTTSRLNTALRRSPRKKCVSHTSPRKENFETPTRDFPVTPKKAAVHDPEDSPSKHKSCPTVEACRRPDSVVAVGATQRSLTGALQLRLDVSNGLRRSPRKLASSLSRRAATPLEGLAKHLHDASALQRKAETSGAAAGHTPTTTPATPKVSGLSTPDVQGTKAAKSGRVLIEVHSSSGNVLRPVSCHCYGSAKVCSVCLSRSNQVAPRAGTPGFRAPEVLLRHPNQDTGVDMWSVGVVLLSLLSGRYPFFRAADDLSNLAEITTLLGTAAVRRAAAKMGKLIKCSEERHPLDLTKVCQILHSSRGVSPQGEQCPGCRQRGVCVCLAPLTSDSARPQKKRSHSQKSLATTSPAAVPASEISEGAKTVTPLSANPEGAAEGDMSSYTSSSSSSSSSSSPATAYPPEAYHLLSRLLDPSPETRITAAEALTHPFLNP; encoded by the exons ATGAGTGCCGCAATGGAGCCGCCCCTCTGCCTCAACCACCCCTCCAGTGTCAGCGTCAGCCCcgtgcctccctcctccaggACAG AGTCAACAGATGAGGACACAATAGCAAGACTCCTGGTTGCCGTGCCCCAGCTTGACTCTCTCTTCAATGTGAGTCACTGCATTGGCCACGGGACCTTCAGCTCTGTGTTCTTGGCTCGGATCAAGCACACCACCACAATCAATGGCCGGAGACACTTTGCCATCAAGCACATCATCCCCACGTCACATCCGATGCGTGTCTGCATGGAGCTTCGGTGCCTCAAGATGATTGG AGGCCAAGACAACGTTATGGGCATCACAATGTGCTTCCGTCAAATGAACCATGTGGTGCTGGTCATGCCTCACTTCCCTCATAACCCCTTCTCA gagtaCGTGGGTTCGATGGGCACCCAGGAGCTGCGGGAGTACCTGATTAATCTGCTGTGTGCCCTGAGGCGAGTGCACAGCTTCAGGGTCATTCACAGGGACGTCAAACCTGCCAACTTCCTCTATAACAGACGTCACCGCAG GTATTCACTAGTGGACTTTGGTTTAGCCCAGGAGATGCCCCAGGGGGTGAGGAGTGGCGGGGCTGTGAGTCAGAGTGTGGGTCAGGGTGGCAGCTTGAAGACCTCCCCCACCATACTGGACAcgcccctcaccacctcctcctccaagactGTGAAGAGGAAGCTTACTGTGTACTCTGCG CAGGacgaggggggtgaggggagggaggagcagcaggacaAGAGACAATGTGTGGccgccttcccctcccccaagGTTGCCGGTATTCTCTCCAGCACCACCAGTCGGCTTAACACC GCTCTCCGTCGGTCTCCCAGGAAGAAGTGCGTCTCCCACACGTCgccaaggaaggaaaactttGAGACGCCCACCAGAGACTTCCCGGTGACCCCTAAGAAGGCTGCAGTGCATGACCCGGAG GATTCCCCCAGCAAACACAAGAGCTGCCCCACAGTGGAGGCGTGCCGCAGACCAGACTCAGTGGTGGCTGTGGGAG CCACCCAGAGGAGCCTGACTGGGGCCCTGCAGCTGCGACTTGATGTCAGCAACGGGCTGCGGAGGTCGCCGAGGAAGCTGGCGTCCTCCCTGAGTCGCCGCGCTGCCACACCTCTGGAAGGCCTGGCCAAGCACCTCCACGATGCTTCAGCCCTACAGC GGAAGGCAGAGACCAGTGGTGCAGCAGCTGGCCACACTCCCACTACCACCCCCGCCACACCCAAGGTGTCCGGCCTCTCCACCCCAGACGTACAGGGGACCAAGGCTGCCAAGAGTGGGCGAGTGTTGATAGAg GTACATAGCAGCTCAGGAAACGTGCTGAGACCTGTTTCCTGCCACTGCTACGGGAGTGCCAAGGTGTGCAGTGTGTGTCTGTCAAGGAGCAACCAGGTGGCACCCAGAGCCGGCACTCCCGGATTCAGGGCGCCAGAGGTTCTGCTGAGGCACCCCAACCAGGACACAG GAGTGGACATGTGGTCAGTAGGAGTGGTGCTGCTGAGTCTGCTGAGTGGCCGTTACCCGTTCTTCCGCGCTGCTGACGACCTCTCCAATCTGGCAGAGATTACGACTCTCCTAGGCACAGCTGCGGTGAGGAGAGCTGCTGCCAAGATGG GGAAGCTGATTAAGTGCAGTGAGGAGCGCCACCCGCTGGACCTCACAAAAGTGTGCCAGATCCTCCACAGCAGCAGAGGGGTGTCACCACAAGGGGAGCAGTGCCCAGGGTGTCGGCAGCGAGgagtgtgtgtctgcctggCACCCCTGACCTCCGACTCTGCAAGGCCACAGAAGAAGAGGTCACACTCACAGAAGTCACTTGCCACGACCTCACCAGCTGCTGTACCTGCTAGCGAGATTTCTGAAGGTGCCAAAACTGTTACTCCATTGAGCGCTAATCCCGAAGGTGCTGCTGAGGGTGATATGTCCAGttacacctcctcttcctcttcctcttcctcctcatcttccccagCCACAGCATATCCTCCCGAGGCATATCACTTACTCTCGAGACTCTTAGACCCCTCACCAGAGACTCGGATCACTGCTGCTGAGGCCCTTACTCACCCATTCCTGaacccctga
- the LOC135093651 gene encoding cell division cycle 7-related protein kinase-like isoform X2, translated as MSAAMEPPLCLNHPSSVSVSPVPPSSRTESTDEDTIARLLVAVPQLDSLFNVSHCIGHGTFSSVFLARIKHTTTINGRRHFAIKHIIPTSHPMRVCMELRCLKMIGGQDNVMGITMCFRQMNHVVLVMPHFPHNPFSEYVGSMGTQELREYLINLLCALRRVHSFRVIHRDVKPANFLYNRRHRRYSLVDFGLAQEMPQGVRSGGAVSQSVGQGGSLKTSPTILDTPLTTSSSKTVKRKLTVYSADEGGEGREEQQDKRQCVAAFPSPKVAGILSSTTSRLNTALRRSPRKKCVSHTSPRKENFETPTRDFPVTPKKAAVHDPEDSPSKHKSCPTVEACRRPDSVVAVGATQRSLTGALQLRLDVSNGLRRSPRKLASSLSRRAATPLEGLAKHLHDASALQRKAETSGAAAGHTPTTTPATPKVSGLSTPDVQGTKAAKSGRVLIEVHSSSGNVLRPVSCHCYGSAKVCSVCLSRSNQVAPRAGTPGFRAPEVLLRHPNQDTGVDMWSVGVVLLSLLSGRYPFFRAADDLSNLAEITTLLGTAAVRRAAAKMGKLIKCSEERHPLDLTKVCQILHSSRGVSPQGEQCPGCRQRGVCVCLAPLTSDSARPQKKRSHSQKSLATTSPAAVPASEISEGAKTVTPLSANPEGAAEGDMSSYTSSSSSSSSSSSPATAYPPEAYHLLSRLLDPSPETRITAAEALTHPFLNP; from the exons ATGAGTGCCGCAATGGAGCCGCCCCTCTGCCTCAACCACCCCTCCAGTGTCAGCGTCAGCCCcgtgcctccctcctccaggACAG AGTCAACAGATGAGGACACAATAGCAAGACTCCTGGTTGCCGTGCCCCAGCTTGACTCTCTCTTCAATGTGAGTCACTGCATTGGCCACGGGACCTTCAGCTCTGTGTTCTTGGCTCGGATCAAGCACACCACCACAATCAATGGCCGGAGACACTTTGCCATCAAGCACATCATCCCCACGTCACATCCGATGCGTGTCTGCATGGAGCTTCGGTGCCTCAAGATGATTGG AGGCCAAGACAACGTTATGGGCATCACAATGTGCTTCCGTCAAATGAACCATGTGGTGCTGGTCATGCCTCACTTCCCTCATAACCCCTTCTCA gagtaCGTGGGTTCGATGGGCACCCAGGAGCTGCGGGAGTACCTGATTAATCTGCTGTGTGCCCTGAGGCGAGTGCACAGCTTCAGGGTCATTCACAGGGACGTCAAACCTGCCAACTTCCTCTATAACAGACGTCACCGCAG GTATTCACTAGTGGACTTTGGTTTAGCCCAGGAGATGCCCCAGGGGGTGAGGAGTGGCGGGGCTGTGAGTCAGAGTGTGGGTCAGGGTGGCAGCTTGAAGACCTCCCCCACCATACTGGACAcgcccctcaccacctcctcctccaagactGTGAAGAGGAAGCTTACTGTGTACTCTGCG GacgaggggggtgaggggagggaggagcagcaggacaAGAGACAATGTGTGGccgccttcccctcccccaagGTTGCCGGTATTCTCTCCAGCACCACCAGTCGGCTTAACACC GCTCTCCGTCGGTCTCCCAGGAAGAAGTGCGTCTCCCACACGTCgccaaggaaggaaaactttGAGACGCCCACCAGAGACTTCCCGGTGACCCCTAAGAAGGCTGCAGTGCATGACCCGGAG GATTCCCCCAGCAAACACAAGAGCTGCCCCACAGTGGAGGCGTGCCGCAGACCAGACTCAGTGGTGGCTGTGGGAG CCACCCAGAGGAGCCTGACTGGGGCCCTGCAGCTGCGACTTGATGTCAGCAACGGGCTGCGGAGGTCGCCGAGGAAGCTGGCGTCCTCCCTGAGTCGCCGCGCTGCCACACCTCTGGAAGGCCTGGCCAAGCACCTCCACGATGCTTCAGCCCTACAGC GGAAGGCAGAGACCAGTGGTGCAGCAGCTGGCCACACTCCCACTACCACCCCCGCCACACCCAAGGTGTCCGGCCTCTCCACCCCAGACGTACAGGGGACCAAGGCTGCCAAGAGTGGGCGAGTGTTGATAGAg GTACATAGCAGCTCAGGAAACGTGCTGAGACCTGTTTCCTGCCACTGCTACGGGAGTGCCAAGGTGTGCAGTGTGTGTCTGTCAAGGAGCAACCAGGTGGCACCCAGAGCCGGCACTCCCGGATTCAGGGCGCCAGAGGTTCTGCTGAGGCACCCCAACCAGGACACAG GAGTGGACATGTGGTCAGTAGGAGTGGTGCTGCTGAGTCTGCTGAGTGGCCGTTACCCGTTCTTCCGCGCTGCTGACGACCTCTCCAATCTGGCAGAGATTACGACTCTCCTAGGCACAGCTGCGGTGAGGAGAGCTGCTGCCAAGATGG GGAAGCTGATTAAGTGCAGTGAGGAGCGCCACCCGCTGGACCTCACAAAAGTGTGCCAGATCCTCCACAGCAGCAGAGGGGTGTCACCACAAGGGGAGCAGTGCCCAGGGTGTCGGCAGCGAGgagtgtgtgtctgcctggCACCCCTGACCTCCGACTCTGCAAGGCCACAGAAGAAGAGGTCACACTCACAGAAGTCACTTGCCACGACCTCACCAGCTGCTGTACCTGCTAGCGAGATTTCTGAAGGTGCCAAAACTGTTACTCCATTGAGCGCTAATCCCGAAGGTGCTGCTGAGGGTGATATGTCCAGttacacctcctcttcctcttcctcttcctcctcatcttccccagCCACAGCATATCCTCCCGAGGCATATCACTTACTCTCGAGACTCTTAGACCCCTCACCAGAGACTCGGATCACTGCTGCTGAGGCCCTTACTCACCCATTCCTGaacccctga